The following are encoded in a window of Leptodactylus fuscus isolate aLepFus1 chromosome 9, aLepFus1.hap2, whole genome shotgun sequence genomic DNA:
- the CBY1 gene encoding protein chibby homolog 1, which produces MPLFGNTFSPKKTPPRKSASLSNLHALDRTTKEVELGLDYGSPSITIAGQSLKFENGQWITESGGTGSQKEIQRLRKRNLQLEEENNLLRLKVEILLDMLSEATAESHLKDKELEEMKSLSGRRK; this is translated from the exons ATGCCTCTATTTGGAAACACCTTCAGCCCAAAGAAAACCCCTCCTAGAAAATCTGCATCACTTTCAAACTTACATGCA CTGGATCGAACAACAAAGGAGGTGGAGCTTGGTTTGGATTATGGTTCCCCTAGCATCACTATTGCAGGGCAAAGTCTAAAGTTTGAAAATGGCCAATGGATAACTG AATCTGGTGGCACTGGATCACAGAAGGAAATCCAACGTCTTCGAAAGAGGAATCTTCAGTTGGAGGAGGAGAATAACTTGCTTCGattgaaagtagaaatcctgctggaCATG CTATCTGAGGCGACAGCAGAATCTCACCTAAAGGATAAGGAGCTTGAAGAAATGAAGAGCTTAAGTGGGCGAAGGAAATGA